In Daphnia magna isolate NIES linkage group LG6, ASM2063170v1.1, whole genome shotgun sequence, the following are encoded in one genomic region:
- the LOC116924335 gene encoding toll-like receptor 2 isoform X2, whose product MNRWLSLVGLFFVTTAGCIIFFCPGGTASFVPIFQWNSNNKAAAGRKAEETKTIEPSSSSIQLLHQRNEFRDMEKGRTPAWVGSDGLMRVPSTLPYWPASDTATSSRALSDYSDNRPCGIVVLPGISSPLQADVAQEQDVASGPMKPDEVNVVDSLACRSRQRPSSSRQRNEQRWPMAYDHSTDLNPPVDGIDSFSEFLSPSITHEDGSDVFSYDFYDTSNSYPTEFDAASVDLPSGCHVESDPPGYLICNDTSMTRVPVDLPRLISLSVFELNNTSVQVLAKGDFYQMDLVDMNLCSNPQLDVIERGAFDNVTSLLTLSVKHNSIQSLDWQVFDGLDTLVVLSLRDNQIDLTQMFQDPPDEEDAIVLPNLIHLDLSENPLGALNRYVFWQLGQSPIEELNLKSCDLSSIDPDAFEPLTSLLHVDFYNNPKLSSIFAHETRTPILPPSLIQLGLGYNHLVQKVPVPLLQNVSTTLKTINLSGNLYFLLTGNLWPAISFPNLRFLILETCSISVVNATAFENMPQLAYLYMGKNQLTQVAPGTFPSSLQLLSVRQNPKMSGSFVMSKDNFAEMTELVWLDMNSMKLDAKNFSSEAFKGLNKLAILQMRDSGLTEIPPRLFSPLTRLAMLDLGNNPITTLSHQFSLGLENTQLLLLDNCFLDFPAEVDYAYQPFRGMHHLAMLYLTKNSINQFTPNLVDNLTQLYLLHLSGNQLHTWEYGTTAYMPSSAAIAISDNKIQFLPNQTFEEFSRIAAIDLSDNALICNCQTLALQQLANSSNTTVLKWEVEGAYTCTDTSAEPFVLKAIPLMTEEEFQCRSEPVTTPQPSNDKETATVVSSVVGAIIIVITLVAIMTSCYCKRNQGQGKWFHLRQQLQFFGGSSSSEMDRPWVYTHLVPQLEPPKESQSDATDPADDAFKPFRLCLHDRDFTVGQRITENIIENIAKSRKVVIVLSRGYVESKWCQFELDLSHHRLLESERRNALVLILLEDVPKQQQNAGLRYLMSTRTYLEWRSDPEGQKLFWQRLRQVLTVPHPTSEPILNVHAST is encoded by the exons atgaataggTGGCTGAGTTTAGTGGGGCTTTTCTTCGTCACTACCGCTGGATGCATCATCTTTTTCTGTCCCGGTGGGACGGCGTCGTTCGTGCCGATTTTCCAATGGAATAGCAACAACAAAGCGGCTGCCGGAAGAAAAGCTGAGGAAACGAAAACTATTGAGCCGTCATCGTCTTCCATCCAATTACTCCACCAAAGAAATGAATTCCGGGATATGGAAAAAGGGAGAACTCCGGCGTGGGTAGGATCAGACGGATTAATGCGCGTCCCATCGACTTTGCCTTACTGGCCCGCATCCGATACGGCCACAAGCTCGCGAGCATTATCAGACTACAGTGACAACAGGCCTTGTGGCATTGTTGTCCTTCCCGGAATCTCCTCTCCCTTGCAGGCGGATGTCGCCCAAGAACAGGACGTGGCATCAGGTCCAATGAAACCCGATGAAGTGAACGTGGTCGATTCGTTGGCATGTCGATCACGACAACGTCCGTCTTCCTCGCGACAGCGAAACGAGCAACGGTGGCCAATGGCCTACGATCATTCAACTGACTTGAACCCTCCTGTTGACGGCATTGACAGCTTTTCCGAGTTTCTGTCGCCCTCCATCACCCACGAGGATGGCTCTGACGTCTTCTCGTACGATTTTTACGACACGTCCAACTCGTATCCGACCGAGTTCGACGCTGCCAGTGTTGATTTGCCATCCGGTTGCCACGTTGAAAGCGACCCGCCTGGCTATCTCATTTGCAACGACACATCCATGACCAGAGTCCCCGTCGATTTACCGCGCCTAATTTCGCTCTCCGTTTTCGAGCTGAACAACACGAGTGTCCAAGTCCTGGCCAAAGGCGATTTTTATCAGATGGACCTTGTCGACATGAATTTGTGTTCGAATCCTCAACTCGACGTCATCGAGAGGGGAGCCTTCGACAACGTTACGAGCCTCCTCACTCTGTCTGTCAAGCACAATTCGATCCAGTCGCTGGATTGGCAGGTGTTTGACGGATTGGACACGTTGGTCGTCTTGTCCCTACGAGACAATCAGATTGACTTGACGCAAATGTTCCAGGACCCGCCGGATGAGGAGGACGCGATTGTCTTGCCGAATCTGATTCATCTGGATTTGTCGGAGAATCCGCTCGGCGCGCTCAACCGATACGTCTTTTGGCAGCTAGGGCAGTCGCCCATCGAAGAGCTTAATCTCAAGTCGTGCGACCTCAGTTCCATTGATCCAG ACGCCTTTGAGCCGCTGACTTCCCTGTTGCACGTCGATTTCTACAACAATCCGAAATTGAGCTCGATTTTCGCGCACGAGACGAGGACGCCGATTCTACCTCCGAGCCTCATTCAGTTGGGACTTGGCTACAATCATCTCGTCCAGAAGGTCCCTGTGCCTTTGCTGCAGAACGTGTCCACGACGCTGAAGACGATCAACTTGTCTGGAAATTTGTACTTTCTCTTAACTGGCAATCTGTGGCCGGCAATTTCGTTTCCGAATTTGAGATTTCTCATTCTGGAAACGTGCAGCATCTCGGTGGTGAATGCGACGGCTTTCGAGAATATGCCTCAGCTGGCCTACCTCTACATGGGCAAGAATCAGCTGACGCAAGTGGCTCCAGGTACGTTTCCCTCTTCGCTGCAACTGTTGAGCGTCAGACAGAATCCGAAGATGAGCGGTTCTTTTGTCATGTCCAAGGACAATTTTGCCGAAATGACGGAACTCGTTTGGCTCGATATGAATTCAATGAAACTCGATGCCAAAAACTTTTCATCGGAGGCCTTTAAGGGACTGAACAAGCTCGCGATTCTGCAGATGCGCGACTCTGGACTGACCGAAATCCCTCCTCGCTTGTTCTCGCCTCTGACTCGACTCGCAATGCTGGACTTGGGCAACAACCCAATCACCACGTTGTCACACCAGTTCTCCCTCGGCCTCGAAAATACCCAGCTACTTCTGCTGGACAATTGTTTCTTGGATTTTCCCGCAGAGGTCGACTACGCTTACCAACCATTTCGTGGAATGCATCACTTGGCGATGCTTTACCTGACTAAAAATAGCATCAACCAATTCACGCCGAATCTAGTGGACAACCTCACGCAACTCTATTTACTCCACCTGAGCGGCAATCAGCTACACACCTGGGAATACGGGACGACGGCTTACATGCCCAGTAGCGCCGCCATCGCCATCTCCGACAACAAAATTCAGTTTTTACCCAATCAGACGTTCGAAGAGTTTTCAAGGATTGCTGCCATTGACTTGAGCGATAACGCTCTAATCTGCAACTGTCAG ACTCTCGCTTTGCAGCAGCTGGCGAATTCGTCCAACACGACAGTTCTGAAGTGGGAGGTTGAGGGCGCCTACACTTGCACCGACACATCCGCCGAGCCATTCGTTTTGAAGGCAATTCCTCTGATGACTGAAGAAGAGTTCCAGTGCCGCAGTGAACCGGTTACCACTCCCCAGCCGAGCAACGACAAAGAAACGGCGACCGTCGTGTCGTCAGTCGTCGGTGCCATCATAATCGTCATCACTTTGGTGGCCATCATGACAAGCTGCTATTGCAAGCGCAATCAGGGACAGGGCAAATGGTTTCATTTGCGACAACAACTGCAGTTCTTCGGTGGCTCTTCCAGCAGCGAAATG GATCGACCCTGGGTCTACACTCATTTGGTCCCACAATTGGAGCCACCCAAAGAGTCACAGTCAGACGCTACGGATCCAGCAG ATGACGCCTTCAAACCCTTTCGCCTGTGCCTGCACGACCGAGATTTCACCGTTGGCCAACGCATCACTGAAAATATCATAGAGAATATCGCCAAAAGTCGCAAG GTGGTGATCGTTCTGTCTCGCGGCTACGTTGAAAGCAAGTGGTGTCAGTTCGAGCTAGATTTATCACACCATCGTTTGCTTGAATCGGAGCGTCGCAATGCTCTTGTCCTCATCCTCTTGGAAGATGTGCCGAAACAGCAGCAGAATGCCGGCCTCCGTTATTTGATGAGTACGAGGACTTACCTCGAATGGCGGAGTGATCCTGAAGGTCAAAAACTGTTTTGGCAGCGATTACGCCAAGTGTTGACAGTTCCGCACCCCACTTCAGAGCCCATCCTTAATGTGCACGCAAGTACCTGA
- the LOC116924335 gene encoding toll-like receptor 2 isoform X1, producing the protein MNRWLSLVGLFFVTTAGCIIFFCPGGTASFVPIFQWNSNNKAAAGRKAEETKTIEPSSSSIQLLHQRNEFRDMEKGRTPAWVGSDGLMRVPSTLPYWPASDTATSSRALSDYSDNRPCGIVVLPGISSPLQADVAQEQDVASGPMKPDEVNVVDSLACRSRQRPSSSRQRNEQRWPMAYDHSTDLNPPVDGIDSFSEFLSPSITHEDGSDVFSYDFYDTSNSYPTEFDAASVDLPSGCHVESDPPGYLICNDTSMTRVPVDLPRLISLSVFELNNTSVQVLAKGDFYQMDLVDMNLCSNPQLDVIERGAFDNVTSLLTLSVKHNSIQSLDWQVFDGLDTLVVLSLRDNQIDLTQMFQDPPDEEDAIVLPNLIHLDLSENPLGALNRYVFWQLGQSPIEELNLKSCDLSSIDPDAFEPLTSLLHVDFYNNPKLSSIFAHETRTPILPPSLIQLGLGYNHLVQKVPVPLLQNVSTTLKTINLSGNLYFLLTGNLWPAISFPNLRFLILETCSISVVNATAFENMPQLAYLYMGKNQLTQVAPGTFPSSLQLLSVRQNPKMSGSFVMSKDNFAEMTELVWLDMNSMKLDAKNFSSEAFKGLNKLAILQMRDSGLTEIPPRLFSPLTRLAMLDLGNNPITTLSHQFSLGLENTQLLLLDNCFLDFPAEVDYAYQPFRGMHHLAMLYLTKNSINQFTPNLVDNLTQLYLLHLSGNQLHTWEYGTTAYMPSSAAIAISDNKIQFLPNQTFEEFSRIAAIDLSDNALICNCQTLALQQLANSSNTTVLKWEVEGAYTCTDTSAEPFVLKAIPLMTEEEFQCRSEPVTTPQPSNDKETATVVSSVVGAIIIVITLVAIMTSCYCKRNQGQGKWFHLRQQLQFFGGSSSSEMVVENDSEFEYDAFISFNEQDRPWVYTHLVPQLEPPKESQSDATDPADDAFKPFRLCLHDRDFTVGQRITENIIENIAKSRKVVIVLSRGYVESKWCQFELDLSHHRLLESERRNALVLILLEDVPKQQQNAGLRYLMSTRTYLEWRSDPEGQKLFWQRLRQVLTVPHPTSEPILNVHAST; encoded by the exons atgaataggTGGCTGAGTTTAGTGGGGCTTTTCTTCGTCACTACCGCTGGATGCATCATCTTTTTCTGTCCCGGTGGGACGGCGTCGTTCGTGCCGATTTTCCAATGGAATAGCAACAACAAAGCGGCTGCCGGAAGAAAAGCTGAGGAAACGAAAACTATTGAGCCGTCATCGTCTTCCATCCAATTACTCCACCAAAGAAATGAATTCCGGGATATGGAAAAAGGGAGAACTCCGGCGTGGGTAGGATCAGACGGATTAATGCGCGTCCCATCGACTTTGCCTTACTGGCCCGCATCCGATACGGCCACAAGCTCGCGAGCATTATCAGACTACAGTGACAACAGGCCTTGTGGCATTGTTGTCCTTCCCGGAATCTCCTCTCCCTTGCAGGCGGATGTCGCCCAAGAACAGGACGTGGCATCAGGTCCAATGAAACCCGATGAAGTGAACGTGGTCGATTCGTTGGCATGTCGATCACGACAACGTCCGTCTTCCTCGCGACAGCGAAACGAGCAACGGTGGCCAATGGCCTACGATCATTCAACTGACTTGAACCCTCCTGTTGACGGCATTGACAGCTTTTCCGAGTTTCTGTCGCCCTCCATCACCCACGAGGATGGCTCTGACGTCTTCTCGTACGATTTTTACGACACGTCCAACTCGTATCCGACCGAGTTCGACGCTGCCAGTGTTGATTTGCCATCCGGTTGCCACGTTGAAAGCGACCCGCCTGGCTATCTCATTTGCAACGACACATCCATGACCAGAGTCCCCGTCGATTTACCGCGCCTAATTTCGCTCTCCGTTTTCGAGCTGAACAACACGAGTGTCCAAGTCCTGGCCAAAGGCGATTTTTATCAGATGGACCTTGTCGACATGAATTTGTGTTCGAATCCTCAACTCGACGTCATCGAGAGGGGAGCCTTCGACAACGTTACGAGCCTCCTCACTCTGTCTGTCAAGCACAATTCGATCCAGTCGCTGGATTGGCAGGTGTTTGACGGATTGGACACGTTGGTCGTCTTGTCCCTACGAGACAATCAGATTGACTTGACGCAAATGTTCCAGGACCCGCCGGATGAGGAGGACGCGATTGTCTTGCCGAATCTGATTCATCTGGATTTGTCGGAGAATCCGCTCGGCGCGCTCAACCGATACGTCTTTTGGCAGCTAGGGCAGTCGCCCATCGAAGAGCTTAATCTCAAGTCGTGCGACCTCAGTTCCATTGATCCAG ACGCCTTTGAGCCGCTGACTTCCCTGTTGCACGTCGATTTCTACAACAATCCGAAATTGAGCTCGATTTTCGCGCACGAGACGAGGACGCCGATTCTACCTCCGAGCCTCATTCAGTTGGGACTTGGCTACAATCATCTCGTCCAGAAGGTCCCTGTGCCTTTGCTGCAGAACGTGTCCACGACGCTGAAGACGATCAACTTGTCTGGAAATTTGTACTTTCTCTTAACTGGCAATCTGTGGCCGGCAATTTCGTTTCCGAATTTGAGATTTCTCATTCTGGAAACGTGCAGCATCTCGGTGGTGAATGCGACGGCTTTCGAGAATATGCCTCAGCTGGCCTACCTCTACATGGGCAAGAATCAGCTGACGCAAGTGGCTCCAGGTACGTTTCCCTCTTCGCTGCAACTGTTGAGCGTCAGACAGAATCCGAAGATGAGCGGTTCTTTTGTCATGTCCAAGGACAATTTTGCCGAAATGACGGAACTCGTTTGGCTCGATATGAATTCAATGAAACTCGATGCCAAAAACTTTTCATCGGAGGCCTTTAAGGGACTGAACAAGCTCGCGATTCTGCAGATGCGCGACTCTGGACTGACCGAAATCCCTCCTCGCTTGTTCTCGCCTCTGACTCGACTCGCAATGCTGGACTTGGGCAACAACCCAATCACCACGTTGTCACACCAGTTCTCCCTCGGCCTCGAAAATACCCAGCTACTTCTGCTGGACAATTGTTTCTTGGATTTTCCCGCAGAGGTCGACTACGCTTACCAACCATTTCGTGGAATGCATCACTTGGCGATGCTTTACCTGACTAAAAATAGCATCAACCAATTCACGCCGAATCTAGTGGACAACCTCACGCAACTCTATTTACTCCACCTGAGCGGCAATCAGCTACACACCTGGGAATACGGGACGACGGCTTACATGCCCAGTAGCGCCGCCATCGCCATCTCCGACAACAAAATTCAGTTTTTACCCAATCAGACGTTCGAAGAGTTTTCAAGGATTGCTGCCATTGACTTGAGCGATAACGCTCTAATCTGCAACTGTCAG ACTCTCGCTTTGCAGCAGCTGGCGAATTCGTCCAACACGACAGTTCTGAAGTGGGAGGTTGAGGGCGCCTACACTTGCACCGACACATCCGCCGAGCCATTCGTTTTGAAGGCAATTCCTCTGATGACTGAAGAAGAGTTCCAGTGCCGCAGTGAACCGGTTACCACTCCCCAGCCGAGCAACGACAAAGAAACGGCGACCGTCGTGTCGTCAGTCGTCGGTGCCATCATAATCGTCATCACTTTGGTGGCCATCATGACAAGCTGCTATTGCAAGCGCAATCAGGGACAGGGCAAATGGTTTCATTTGCGACAACAACTGCAGTTCTTCGGTGGCTCTTCCAGCAGCGAAATGGTTGTCGAAAACGACAGTGAATTTGAGTACGACGCTTTTATTTCGTTCAATGAACAGGATCGACCCTGGGTCTACACTCATTTGGTCCCACAATTGGAGCCACCCAAAGAGTCACAGTCAGACGCTACGGATCCAGCAG ATGACGCCTTCAAACCCTTTCGCCTGTGCCTGCACGACCGAGATTTCACCGTTGGCCAACGCATCACTGAAAATATCATAGAGAATATCGCCAAAAGTCGCAAG GTGGTGATCGTTCTGTCTCGCGGCTACGTTGAAAGCAAGTGGTGTCAGTTCGAGCTAGATTTATCACACCATCGTTTGCTTGAATCGGAGCGTCGCAATGCTCTTGTCCTCATCCTCTTGGAAGATGTGCCGAAACAGCAGCAGAATGCCGGCCTCCGTTATTTGATGAGTACGAGGACTTACCTCGAATGGCGGAGTGATCCTGAAGGTCAAAAACTGTTTTGGCAGCGATTACGCCAAGTGTTGACAGTTCCGCACCCCACTTCAGAGCCCATCCTTAATGTGCACGCAAGTACCTGA
- the LOC116924340 gene encoding uncharacterized protein LOC116924340 isoform X1: MEKKAHKRCFISGCCGKNDKENTHVGVFSVPKASLAIWQEIIPKDGLTTSSKICSRHFEEADIEKGRIIQDKFYPYARWSLKPGAVPKLFLGSSISLPSSLPNTKDAPQKCSSSKTVTKDSPIVLPRLLPKKTTDTPCSHVCDPNGSLPVHGPVTHYILLQESLPSFTFQNSNMNTQLIQNGPSLNTPSCLPPISPIPLVQNHNVGVAPFTPIHFDHDYVVDTARPNVPVEKGNSEIAAPQVQLQESLSMSSSAVHDFDHCYGIRPSSSIPTVEEPYLDLDAVGYRDFISGVRFPSAEWYWSFNERTKLLICSCHSISHDGVMTIKTVRILTKSKVELFLNGKSIKPLHMKFEFQMKKELSNILEAFHIRKRCKGIVEESLTDVKVTDKCAGIKDGNVWRSKECLGLANINVLCSKCQLLKKYLRRMKKKDPTNSKDLKKNYKQKLNTSRKALQRMKCKMEKYSATINQLRRERQKLIWNDFDARIKMLNPKEQLVVKTMIAKAKVNPGRNDRLTAMRYDPEFLADCLLIKQKSSAVYKHLRSKGILPLPSQSTLLRMAKKSNLEGLNTEEAGLVHDSDEPHQNTFDSDQLASKNLLEENIENGSPEFTDFTEAMSPEIVLPETEEMIVEIYSVE, encoded by the exons ATGGAAAAGAAGGCACATAAAAGATGTTTCATAAGTGGTTGTTGTGGCAAAAATGATAAAGAAAATACACATGTTGGGGTTTTCAGTGTACCCAAGGCGTCGTTAGCAATCTGGCAAGAGATTATTCCAAAAGATGGTCTGACAACTTCTTCAAAAATTTGTAGCAGACATTTTGAAGAGGCCGATATCGAAAAAGGGAGAATAATTCAAGATAAATTCTACCCCTATGCTAGATGGAGTCTTAAGCCTGGTGCTGTCCCGAAACTTTTCCTAG gATCATCTATTTCACTTCCAAGTTCATTACCAAACACTAAAGATGCACCACAGAAATGCAGCAGTTCTAAAACTGTCActaaag ATTCACCTATTGTACTTCCCCGCTTATTACCAAAAAAGACAACTGATACACCATGCAGTCACGTTTGTGACCCAAATGGCAGCCTTCCTGTCCATGGCCCTGTAACTCACTATATCCTATTACAGGAATCTCTGCCAAGCTTTACCTTTCAGAATTCCAATATGAATACCCAGCTAATTCAGAATGGTCCCAGTTTGAATACCCCCAGTTGTTTGCCTCCGATTTCACCCATACCTTTGGTGCAAAATCATAACGTCGGTGTTGCTCCTTTCACACCGATTCATTTTGACCACGACTACGTTGTAGATACTGCCCGACCAAACGTTCCTGTAGAAAAAGGCAACTCTGAAATCGCTGCACCACAAGTACAATTACAAGAAAGTCTCAGCATGTCTTCATCTGCTGTACACGATTTCGACCACTGCTATGGTATTCGTCCCTCTTCTTCGATTCCAACGGTTGAAGAGCCCTACCTTGATTTGGATGCTGTTGGTTATCGTGACTTCATCTCTGGTGTCCGTTTTCCTTCGGCCGAATGGTACTGGTCGTTCAACGAACGAACCAAACTTCTCATCTGTTCTTGTCATTCCATTTCCCACGATGGTGTGATGACTATAAAAACTGTGAGAATCCTCACCAAGTCCAAAGTTGAACTGTTTCTCAATGGAAAATCGATTAAGCCGCTGCACATGAAATTTgagtttcaaatgaaaaaggaaTTGTCAAACATTCTTGAGGCTTTCCACATTCGAAAAAGATGTAAAGGAATTGTGGAAGAATCCCTGACAGATGTTAAAGTGACGGATAAATGTGCTGGTATTAAGGACGGAAATGTGTGGCGGTCGAAGGAGTGCTTGGGACTCGCAAACATCAATGTTCTCTGCTCAAAATGCCAACTGTTAAAGAAATATTTGAGgcggatgaagaaaaaagatccCACAAATTccaaagatttaaaaaaaaactataagcaaAAACTGAATACCTCCCGAAAAGCTCTGCAACGAATGAAATGTAAGATGGAG AAGTATTCGGCTACCATAAATCAACTGCGGAGAGAAAGACAAAAGTTAATATGGAACGACTTTGATGCCAGAATCAAGATGCTAAATCCAAAA GAACAACTGGTTGTTAAAACAATGATAGCTAAAGCCAAGGTGAATCCAGGAAGGAACGATAGGCTCACGGCAATGCGCTATGATCCGGAATTTCTCGCAGACTGCTTACTAATTAAACAGAAAAGCAGTGCGGTATACAAGCATTTACGCTCCAAAGGCATTCTTCCTCTACCGAGTCAAAGCACACTCTTAAGGATGGCGAAAAAATCAAATCTCGAAGGTTTAAACACTGAGGAAGCTGGCTTAGTTCACGATTCTGACGAACCACATCAAAATACATTTGATTCAGATCAGTTAGCTTCAAAGAACCTGTTGGAAGAAAATATAGAAAACGGAAGTCCCGAGTTTACCGACTTTACAGAGGCCATGTCACCTGAAATTGTATTGCCGGAAACAGAAGAAATGATTGTTGAAATTTATTCAGTTGAATAA
- the LOC116924340 gene encoding uncharacterized protein LOC116924340 isoform X2: protein MEKKAHKRCFISGCCGKNDKENTHVGVFSVPKASLAIWQEIIPKDGLTTSSKICSRHFEEADIEKGRIIQDKFYPYARWSLKPGAVPKLFLGSSISLPSSLPNTKDAPQKCSSSKTVTKDSPIVLPRLLPKKTTDTPCSHVCDPNGSLPVHGPVTHYILLQESLPSFTFQNSNMNTQLIQNGPSLNTPSCLPPISPIPLVQNHNVGVAPFTPIHFDHDYVVDTARPNVPVEKGNSEIAAPQVQLQESLSMSSSAVHDFDHCYGIRPSSSIPTVEEPYLDLDAVGYRDFISGVRFPSAEWYWSFNERTKLLICSCHSISHDGVMTIKTVRILTKSKVELFLNGKSIKPLHMKFEFQMKKELSNILEAFHIRKRCKGIVEESLTDVKVTDKCAGIKDGNVWRSKECLGLANINVLCSKCQLLKKYLRRMKKKDPTNSKDLKKNYKQKLNTSRKALQRMKCKMEKYSATINQLRRERQKLIWNDFDARIKMLNPKEQLVVKTMIAKAKVNPGRNDRLTAMRYDPEFLADCLLIKQKSSAVYKHLRSKGILPLPSQSTLLRMAKKSNLEDQLASKNLLEENIENGSPEFTDFTEAMSPEIVLPETEEMIVEIYSVE, encoded by the exons ATGGAAAAGAAGGCACATAAAAGATGTTTCATAAGTGGTTGTTGTGGCAAAAATGATAAAGAAAATACACATGTTGGGGTTTTCAGTGTACCCAAGGCGTCGTTAGCAATCTGGCAAGAGATTATTCCAAAAGATGGTCTGACAACTTCTTCAAAAATTTGTAGCAGACATTTTGAAGAGGCCGATATCGAAAAAGGGAGAATAATTCAAGATAAATTCTACCCCTATGCTAGATGGAGTCTTAAGCCTGGTGCTGTCCCGAAACTTTTCCTAG gATCATCTATTTCACTTCCAAGTTCATTACCAAACACTAAAGATGCACCACAGAAATGCAGCAGTTCTAAAACTGTCActaaag ATTCACCTATTGTACTTCCCCGCTTATTACCAAAAAAGACAACTGATACACCATGCAGTCACGTTTGTGACCCAAATGGCAGCCTTCCTGTCCATGGCCCTGTAACTCACTATATCCTATTACAGGAATCTCTGCCAAGCTTTACCTTTCAGAATTCCAATATGAATACCCAGCTAATTCAGAATGGTCCCAGTTTGAATACCCCCAGTTGTTTGCCTCCGATTTCACCCATACCTTTGGTGCAAAATCATAACGTCGGTGTTGCTCCTTTCACACCGATTCATTTTGACCACGACTACGTTGTAGATACTGCCCGACCAAACGTTCCTGTAGAAAAAGGCAACTCTGAAATCGCTGCACCACAAGTACAATTACAAGAAAGTCTCAGCATGTCTTCATCTGCTGTACACGATTTCGACCACTGCTATGGTATTCGTCCCTCTTCTTCGATTCCAACGGTTGAAGAGCCCTACCTTGATTTGGATGCTGTTGGTTATCGTGACTTCATCTCTGGTGTCCGTTTTCCTTCGGCCGAATGGTACTGGTCGTTCAACGAACGAACCAAACTTCTCATCTGTTCTTGTCATTCCATTTCCCACGATGGTGTGATGACTATAAAAACTGTGAGAATCCTCACCAAGTCCAAAGTTGAACTGTTTCTCAATGGAAAATCGATTAAGCCGCTGCACATGAAATTTgagtttcaaatgaaaaaggaaTTGTCAAACATTCTTGAGGCTTTCCACATTCGAAAAAGATGTAAAGGAATTGTGGAAGAATCCCTGACAGATGTTAAAGTGACGGATAAATGTGCTGGTATTAAGGACGGAAATGTGTGGCGGTCGAAGGAGTGCTTGGGACTCGCAAACATCAATGTTCTCTGCTCAAAATGCCAACTGTTAAAGAAATATTTGAGgcggatgaagaaaaaagatccCACAAATTccaaagatttaaaaaaaaactataagcaaAAACTGAATACCTCCCGAAAAGCTCTGCAACGAATGAAATGTAAGATGGAG AAGTATTCGGCTACCATAAATCAACTGCGGAGAGAAAGACAAAAGTTAATATGGAACGACTTTGATGCCAGAATCAAGATGCTAAATCCAAAA GAACAACTGGTTGTTAAAACAATGATAGCTAAAGCCAAGGTGAATCCAGGAAGGAACGATAGGCTCACGGCAATGCGCTATGATCCGGAATTTCTCGCAGACTGCTTACTAATTAAACAGAAAAGCAGTGCGGTATACAAGCATTTACGCTCCAAAGGCATTCTTCCTCTACCGAGTCAAAGCACACTCTTAAGGATGGCGAAAAAATCAAATCTCGAAG ATCAGTTAGCTTCAAAGAACCTGTTGGAAGAAAATATAGAAAACGGAAGTCCCGAGTTTACCGACTTTACAGAGGCCATGTCACCTGAAATTGTATTGCCGGAAACAGAAGAAATGATTGTTGAAATTTATTCAGTTGAATAA